Genomic DNA from Methylobacterium sp. AMS5:
TTGCCCGACCGGAACACCGGAGCCGTCTTCGCCTCGACCGACACGGCCGCACCGCTGCGCGGGTTGCAGCCCTGTCGTGCCTGCCGATGCTTGACCGAGAACGCCCCGCAGCCGCGCAGCTCGACCCGGTCGCCACGTTCCAGCGCCGCGGTGATCGTGTCGAGGATCGTGTTCACCACCTCCACGTCGCGGGCGTACAGGTGCGGGTTCTGCTCGGCGATGCGCAGGATCAGTTCGGACTTGATCATACCGGTGTCCGAGCACGCCGGCCGACCCGCGGCAAGCCCGGTGCCGGCGCGGCAACCTGGGATCACCCGTCCACGCCATGCCGCTACGGTAGAGGGCCATTCTTCCGGCTCTCGACCGGAAGCTTTGGTCCGACGAGACGAAGGGCGTGGGGGCTGCAAGAA
This window encodes:
- a CDS encoding HU family DNA-binding protein; protein product: MIKSELILRIAEQNPHLYARDVEVVNTILDTITAALERGDRVELRGCGAFSVKHRQARQGCNPRSGAAVSVEAKTAPVFRSGKEMRLRLQGETGGVAARAPHREPRQAASPASPEG